The Triticum aestivum cultivar Chinese Spring chromosome 6D, IWGSC CS RefSeq v2.1, whole genome shotgun sequence genomic sequence CTTCAAGCTTAACAGATATTTTCGGAAGCATTCCCAAAAGATAGTCAAATGGGTAGGTGATAaatttttaaaattgtgaacatattttgaaaccGTGACCTTTTTTTTGGAACACGTTTTCTTAATTGTGAGCAAAATAATGGAAACAGAAACAATCTTTATAATTCTGAAAAAATGAAAACGTGAACATTCTTgaaattttcaaactttttttgaaaacacaaacaattttaGTTTTGAACACTTTTTGGAAACGTGAACTGTTAATAAAACATGAACATTATTGTGATTTctaaacaattttttaaaacaggAACATATTTGAATATTTGGAACATTTATTTGAATTTGTTAACAAGTTTTTTTAAAACTGGAATATCTTTTGAAAACCCAAACATTTTTAGAAACATGAGAATTTTTTAAAACATGAATATTTTCATAAAATCATCAACgtttctgaaatttgtaaaaaaattaaacaaagttaaaagagaagaaaaaacaaaataggaaaaataaaaaataaaaaacaaagaaattcaaaaaaaccAGTAAAGAAACAACTGAGAAAGAAAACGGTTCAGACATGAACCATCTAGATCTTTTATTTTTTAGACAAAGGAACCTTCTGAATGGTTCCAAAACTGAAACCTTGTGTACACTGCTACCGctaaaacgggccggcccattatgacatCGCTAGCTTGCTGCCTACGCGATTCAGCAGCACTCTGCCGCAATTAGCGTCGTATAGGATTTTCCCTTCGACTGATCGGAGTGAAAACATGAGTCATTaaccgaaatcactagttaagaagTATTCGTTGCTAAGATCACTCCAACTTTCCCAGGTTGCAACAAATAACGCGCTGTacgcgcgccacttgtcgcaacctgggagtttttccttctttcgtagatccgtttattcaaaatattttatctcttagaACGTGCGTTCAAATCTTGAACCGCTTACATTGTTGGATTCCTTGCGTCGAGATTTTCAAAATTAGATTACATGTTGATCGATTTTAACGAactttttttcagaaaaaaaccgaacgaaaaaccaaaccggaagcacgggttttttccctttccaaaagaggcaagcccgtgcctctcgcggaagcaaaaccgtgcctctcgtgaaagaaaaagaagaagaagaagagaaaacgcTTTTATTTTCGTTTccaaggaggcacggccgtgactctcgcgaaaacacaatcgtgcctctcgcgtaagcaaaaccgtgactctcgcgaaaaaacataaaacacgtttttttttgttttagagaggcacggccgtgactctcgcgaaagcacaaccgtgcttctcgcggaagcaaaaccgtcactctcgcaaaaaaaaagaaaaagcatTTTTTTcggtttccgagaggcacggccgtgactctcgcgaaagcaaaaccgtgactctcgcgaaacaaaaaaaacagaaaacacattttcccctttccgagaggcacggccgtgactctcgcgaaagcacaaccgtgcctctcgcggaagcaaaaccgtgactctcgcgaaagaaaaaacagaaaacacgtttttttttgttTTAGAGAGGCAcggcctctcgcgaaagcacacccgtgcctctcgcggaagcaaaaccgtcactctcgcgaaaaaaacagaaaacgcattttttttcctgtttccgagaggcacggccgtgactcccgcggaagcaaaaccgtcaCTCTcgtgaaaaaaatacaaaaaatacattttttccgttctgagaggcacagccgtgactctcgcgaaaacacaactgtgcctctcgcgaaagcaaaaccgtgactctcgtgaaaggaaaaaacagaaagcgcgtttttccgagaggcacggccgtgactctcacgaaagcacaaccgtgcctctcgcggaagcaaaactgtgactctcatgaaagaaaaaaaagtgttttTTTACGCAAAAAAGCTTTTTTtatcgaaaagctagggaagactggtgaaaaccaaaacgtcaaaaaaactGTTAAAAAGTCGAAAACGCATgcggaaaaataaaagaaaaaacaaaatccggagATAGCACCCAAAGCGCGACACGTAGTGAATGGTTGAGAGCGCAAGTGACACTGATTGTTGCGAGGCTTCCGAAGGAGCGcttgttaattagttgctcccgttATTAACGGGAAACTCGCAGGCTTGATTGACAAGGCTATAAGGCCAAATCGTACATAACCCATGGCAAAGGGCTTTACGAACTGCGTAAGCCCGCTAAAGAAACACTTAAGCGCCCGGCGACGGCGAGCGGCAGATGCGCCCCCTATTGCGCACCGGCGCCGCTAGCTAGCTACTACCTCCCTTCTCCGATCAATCCGGCGTCTACGAGGGAAATAAAGCGAACATGAACCAAATTTTGAAGAAATCGGGCTCCGCCATCTTCCGGCTCATCGTGCGCTGCAAGCCGGGGGTCCAAGTCCGACCACCACAGCCGCCGCTGCGCACGGCCACTAGGTCCTACCGCGCCTACCGGCGGCGCTTGCCTGCGGTCTCGCGCTCGGCCACTACCCCAAGCCAATGTCCGCAGCGCCCGGAGCTCATCCACTTCACCCGAGGCCGCGGCGGGGAGCCCTGGTACCACGACTGGCGGAAGTTGGCCGCGCGGGTTCTCGCCCCTGGCGCCGCGGCGATCGCCGCCTACTACCACAACCTCGAGACCGTGCCGTACACCAACCGCACCCACCTCGTGTTCCTCTCTCCCCGGATCGAGCGGTGGCTCGGCGGGCGCGCGTTCGACGATCTCAAGAAGGAGAAAGCCGGCATGATCCTACCCGCGGAACACTACGAGAGCGTGCGCGTCAGGCGCATTACCTCGGAGATCGTCCGCGCCGCCCGACGCACCCTTGGAGTTGCGCCCGTCGATCCAGCCGGGGAGCTGCTGAATGACAGGTTCATGGCCAGGAACTACGGGAAGCAGGCGATGACGAGGCATCTCGACGGGCTCGATTGGGAGGTGATCGTCGTGGAAGATAGGCAGGTCAACGCGATGTGCGTCCCAGGCAAGATCGTGGTCTACACTGGATTGCTCGACTACTTCAAAACCGATGCCGAGATCGCCTCTGTGCTAGGGCATGAGGTGGTAACAagatcttatttatttatttatttttcgacAAAGGATTTTTTTAATATTAATCCAATTCAATCATCCCATCAAGGCTATACAGCCGTACTTAGGGCAAACCAGACACGGCCTCTGCATACTATGCAATCTTGGGAGGGTTTACAATTTACAGTGAACCCATCAAACTGAAACCGGTGATTTTTTGCGCAGGTCGGACACATTATTGCGAGGCACTCGGCCGAGGCGATCACCAAGAGCTTGTGTTCTTATGCTGTGCAACGACTTGTCATGGGGCGGGACAGTCCAGACTTCATGAGGGGTGTATCGAAATTACTATTCACGCTGCCCTTCTCACGAAAGTAAGACATGTATTCATCACTTCTGCATTTTACATTGTTCACGGTGATCTACATTCTGCATGTGTGATAATTAAGTTGCAAATGTTATTGAAATGGCAGAAATTGCTTTGACCCTTGATGCATTAATTTCTCAATGAGAGTGTGATAAATCTAGTGTTAAGTAATTGGCCTAGGATTAGTGATTTTCTGTTCTTTTAGTGCTAATTGCTCAAAAGATAGGGTATCTGGGTATGTCTAGctctcatctactccctccgttcacaaatataagatactATAGTTTTTTTGTGTGAAtcgaatgtatatagacacattttaatgTGTTTGTTCACTTATTTCAGTTCGTATATAGTCCACATTGAAATattcaaaatatcttatatttgggaatggagggagtatatgagaATTAACTATGTCTCATCTAAATGACATTagtatgaaaaagaagaaagaaaacaaaatcggCATGGATCTTTGCGTAAAGTCAAATGGCACAACAGTTAGATGAGACTTTGTTAATTCCCATCTGGATTAGAATTAGCTAATCCGCAAAAGATATTGTTGTTATTTCACTCCATACTATGCGATTGTCTAAAAAAAACAGAGAATTATTTCTATGTAATGGACAGGTAAGAATTGCTATTCTTAAATCATGACCATGTTTGATAGAGTCCATCAGGTAGTCTAAATTCCAGATTTCCTTGTTATAGCCGTGCATCACAAACAATTCTGTGTAATGAAATTTGTATAGATGTAGATTCTTAGACATAACCGACAATAAGTTTATTACCAGTAGAATTCTAAGGATGGGCAATAAAATCGTGAACATTAGAAAGAAAGAAACATATTTTTGTTTCCACATGGTCATGTTAGTGCCGTTTATGTTGATGTCAATTTTTATTCAACATAAATTTTTGTGCCCCTGTGTAAATAAACTTGTTTCTTTTTTAATACATGACACAACACTTGTGCTTCCCTCATGAAAATTTGTAGACACCCAAAGAAATTGCGTGAGCAAGTCCTTGCACTTAGCATCTTCACAGGAATTGAGACCATTACTTTCCCTTCTATGACCGTGGTTCTAATATGGCAGAGTTAGCCCAACACAATACTGTTGCTTATATGGTAGAGTACTAGATTCAATGTATCATCCATGGGAGGCGTTACCTTACTCTTCAAAAAATAAAACTATGAGAGCTGCGTGTTGTACAGTTCTCACCTTGTCAATGTAGTATCAAATATGTGCAACTATGCCTCATGTTAGGAGTTCTCATGGTGTTACATGTTACCTTTGTAGGATGGAGATAGAGGCAGATCACATTGGAATGCTGCTACTTGCTGCAGCTGGTTTCGATCCACACATAGCCATTGCGGTCGAAGAGAAGCTAGGAAAGCTCTCAAGAAATTCAGAATTGGAAAACTACCTCTCTACTCACCCTTCAGGTAAGAAAAGAGTGCAGTCCTTGTCGCAGGACAAAGTCTTGAAGGAGGCGATGGAATTATACAGGGAAGCTAGTCCCGTCAAAGAAGCTGAACGTTTCTCCATTCCTGACCCCTTCGATATTAGGGGCAGGCGAAGCCAAGGTTGGAAATGGTAGATGCGCAATTTTGCATTGTTGTGCTCCTTGTGTATGATCAGGTCGTGTACTTGTCTATGTATTGCACTTGACTGGGTTGCATTTGCACTCCTTGTCTCCATGCACACTCTTTACGGCCTACGTGGGCTGGTATCACTACATGAGCATGTCATACTAGAGAGGACATCAAGGGAGGTAGTAGGCACTAGGAAATAGGCAGATCAGAAATCCGTAATCTCCTCGCTGGGACCATGGCGGGAAGATGCTTCTCCACGCCAGTTGCATTCGTCTCCATCAGTATTAATCTCTTGAGTCCAGAATGTGTGAAGGGATGCAAATGGAGATATTTAGGCAACAAACTAACTAAACTCAATCATATATGTAATTGTTTTCCGTAAGTGTAGCATTTTCCTAGAGAGAAGGCTCGAAAGGAGCCCTACTTTGAATAAACAAAGCCAAAAATCTGCCAGGAGATTACAACTCACATCTTACACAAATAAGACCAGAAAATAGTGAAAATATACAAAGTGTTCTGGAAACATCTAACATGCTCCAGAAACTACAAACAAAGATATGTAAAGGAACAAGCAGCTCGGAGTCGATGAAGCTCTGCAATGTGAACAAACTACGACACAGCAGGGCCTTGACGGAAGGAACAATCGGCAGGTGAATAGACACTCTCGTCATCTTCATGGCTCTGTCTCACATAGTGACACCCTCCTCCATCTTCGAAGGGGCTCCATGCCCCTCGCCCTGGCATGAAGGGTGTCGATCCATCGGAAGGTGGAGACACTCACCCAAGAGCTAAGAAGTGAACTGCGCCATTCTCATCTGGAAGATGAAACTAGATCACCAATTAATGAGGAGGTATATGTAGCACAACCACCGGTTTTTGAGGATCAGCGTAACCCCGAAAATGTCTAAACTTCACA encodes the following:
- the LOC123141778 gene encoding mitochondrial metalloendopeptidase OMA1-like, which translates into the protein MNQILKKSGSAIFRLIVRCKPGVQVRPPQPPLRTATRSYRAYRRRLPAVSRSATTPSQCPQRPELIHFTRGRGGEPWYHDWRKLAARVLAPGAAAIAAYYHNLETVPYTNRTHLVFLSPRIERWLGGRAFDDLKKEKAGMILPAEHYESVRVRRITSEIVRAARRTLGVAPVDPAGELLNDRFMARNYGKQAMTRHLDGLDWEVIVVEDRQVNAMCVPGKIVVYTGLLDYFKTDAEIASVLGHEVGHIIARHSAEAITKSLCSYAVQRLVMGRDSPDFMRGVSKLLFTLPFSRKMEIEADHIGMLLLAAAGFDPHIAIAVEEKLGKLSRNSELENYLSTHPSGKKRVQSLSQDKVLKEAMELYREASPVKEAERFSIPDPFDIRGRRSQGWKW